One region of Candidatus Poribacteria bacterium genomic DNA includes:
- a CDS encoding SDR family oxidoreductase, whose protein sequence is MIDPKLSGKVALITGANHGIGAATALALGKQGVKIFASFFRPSCQYSEAELKRAEKAGIGGDTYYRAMQQKPISQLVDEFRDTGMTISALEVDLADETNISKLFDVCEEELGPVDILINNHTHCVLETFDPEQISTDGSGVFLSTATNIDAHFVINSRAYALMMQAYLNQYLENGLSWGRIVNTSTDAAHCHPLNISYAASKHAIESYSRSAACELGKYGITVNVIAPGPVQTGYIVSADEKTIAKSTPLGRVGEPEDVADVTVFLCSEQGRWLTGQLLYVGGGYRIPQ, encoded by the coding sequence ATGATTGACCCGAAGTTAAGCGGTAAGGTTGCCCTAATTACAGGTGCTAATCACGGCATCGGTGCTGCAACAGCTTTGGCACTCGGCAAACAAGGTGTAAAGATATTTGCATCCTTTTTTCGTCCATCGTGCCAATACAGTGAAGCAGAATTAAAACGCGCCGAAAAAGCAGGAATAGGTGGAGATACCTACTACCGAGCCATGCAACAAAAGCCTATTTCTCAACTTGTCGACGAGTTTAGAGACACCGGAATGACAATATCTGCTTTAGAGGTGGACCTTGCTGATGAAACAAATATCTCAAAACTTTTCGATGTATGTGAAGAAGAATTGGGTCCTGTTGACATCCTAATTAACAATCATACCCACTGTGTACTGGAAACTTTTGATCCAGAACAAATTTCAACAGATGGAAGCGGTGTTTTCTTATCCACTGCTACAAACATTGATGCCCACTTCGTTATTAATTCTCGCGCGTATGCATTGATGATGCAAGCATATCTGAATCAATACCTTGAAAATGGGCTGAGTTGGGGACGTATTGTAAATACCAGTACGGATGCTGCGCACTGCCATCCCCTGAACATTAGTTACGCTGCCAGTAAACACGCAATTGAATCTTACAGTCGTTCTGCAGCGTGTGAGTTAGGGAAATACGGTATTACGGTAAATGTGATTGCACCAGGACCGGTGCAGACAGGTTACATTGTATCGGCGGATGAAAAGACGATTGCAAAATCTACACCGTTAGGGAGGGTCGGCGAGCCTGAAGATGTGGCTGATGTTACAGTCTTCCTCTGTTCTGAACAGGGGCGATGGCTCACAGGACAGCTGTTGTACGTTGGGGGCGGCTATCGAATTCCACAATAA